The segment CATCTGGCATATCGAGCAGCAAGACCCCTTCGCCCACGATTGGATCAAGGAATTGCGAGATTTGGTAGCCTTGCGGCAGATCTGCATAGAAATAATTCTTACGATCAAACACCGAACGGTTATTGATTTGTGCTTTCAGCCCAAGGCCCGTGCGAACAGCTTGCTCGACTGCCACATCATTAATCACAGGCAACATGCCTGGCATCGCCGCATCAACGAAGCTCACTTGTGTGTTAGGCTCCGCGCCAAATTCAGTGGCCGAACCCGAGAATAACTTGGCTTTCGTCGCGATTTGCGCGTGCACTTCAAGGCCGAGAACCACTTCCCAATCGCCTGTATTACCTTTGATGATATACGGTTCGCTCATGATTACTAATCCTCGTGAAATTTGGAGCGGGTGGCGGGAATCGAACCCGCGTATTTAGCTTGGAAGGCTAATGTTCTACCATTGAACTACACCCGCTTATCGGCTGGATATGAGAATTAGCAAGCGTAGGCGTTACTGGCAAGCAGTATAATACTTTATCTACATAAAATAAGACAAAGAGTTAAATTAACTTCATTTTAAACTATTTATAATAATCTTAGCAAGATACAACTAAAAAGGAAAACATAACATGGTTATGAATTACCAAGAGTTTAACGCGATATTCTCTCCTCCTGCAGAAATTACAGCAAACACGGTTAAAGCGAATGAAGTCGAAGCCAGCACAGCTACACCTGAGATAGTCGAAACAGACGCAGTTGCAGCAGACGCTGCTGCAAAAGAAAAAAAAATCCCCAAACGTACAGAAGCTCAGAAAATTCAGGATGATATAAAACACCATGCGGAAGCAGTTTTAATAGGTGAATTCTTTCATCTTAAGGAAAGCACCGTTACTGCCACAAACGAACTCCCTGATAAAGATCTATTAAACTTAGTAAAGCAGTTAAGTCAGCTTGGCACTATCGCTCGTAACGTGGGAACGAATGAACCCACAACGCACAAGATAATGGAGCAAATCGGAGCAGAAATTGCCACCAAAGGAATAACGTTTAAAGAGGCTTTGGCTACAATTGAAGAAATTCCCAATCATGATGTATATGGCGCCCCAGATGCGAAAGCAGAAATTTTAGATCAGTTTAGAGAAAAGGCAAAAAGTGGCGGCGGCCCCTCACTTTAGCATTATAAAATATCACCACTGGAAAGATGAAGTGGCGGGAGTGACGAGACTCGAACTCGCGGCCTTCGCCGTGACAGGGCGACGCTCTAACCAACTGAGCTACACCCCCGCAGCTTCATTTATGCTTGTAAGATTTAGATGAACTAAAAGCAAGCATTTAATCTACTTAAATGGTGGGTGATGACGGGGTCGAACCGCCGACCTATTCGGTGTAAACGAATTGCTCTACCAGCTGAGCTAATCACCCTTACCATAGTAAGTAGGTGCGTTGTTTAGCCTCTGATTTCACGCTTGGCAAGCGCTTTTGCACGATAAAACGCTGCTAAACGAAAAACGGCGTCGCCACTGAGGCAACGCCGTTTGTTCTTTTAAGTAAAACGCTTAATTATGCAGCTTTTTTCTTATCTTTGTTCACAACTTCTTTCAAAGCCTTACCTGGACGGAATTTAGGCTGGTTAGAAGCAGCGATTTGGATCACTTCACCGTTACGTGGGTTACGGCCCGTTGTTGCTTTACGGTGTACGACAGTGAAAGTACCGAAACCTACGAGACGTACTTCATCGCCCGAAGCCATAGCACCCGTGATCGCTTCAAATACAGCATCAACCGCTTCAGTTGATTTTGCTTTAGTCAGATCAGACTGTGCTGCCACGGCTGAGATAAGTTCATTTTTGTTCATAAT is part of the Rickettsiales bacterium genome and harbors:
- a CDS encoding HU family DNA-binding protein, with product MNKNELISAVAAQSDLTKAKSTEAVDAVFEAITGAMASGDEVRLVGFGTFTVVHRKATTGRNPRNGEVIQIAASNQPKFRPGKALKEVVNKDKKKAA